Within Desulfovibrio legallii, the genomic segment ACCCTGCGTGCCGCCGTGCTGCTGGAGACCAGCGCCCAGGTGGATCTGCCGCCAGGCGTCGCCTGCAAATCCCTGTTCTGGCCCCTGGAGGCCGCCCCCTTGCTCCCGACGGATCTGCTGGCCCTGGCCCAGGACCTAGCCCGACGCCAGGGGCTTGCGCCCGGCCACATCCTGGGGCATGTGCTGCCCGCGGGCCTGCGCAAAACAGACGTGCGTCTGCACTGCCTGCAGGAGGGCCGGGCAGCAGTCTGGTCGCTGGCGCGGCTGCGCGCGGCGGACCAGGCGGCCCGGACGGCCCTGGCTGCTGCCCTGCTCTCCGGCGCGGCCCGGCTGCTCCCCCCAGGCACGGACGCGGCCAGCACCGAGCTCTGCCTGCTGCGCGCGGACCCGCCCTGGCCTGTGCGGCCTGCCGCCGCCCGGCAGATTGCTGTGCTGGAGTATCTGCACGCCCACGGGGCCGTGTGCCGTCGGCAGGTGCTTCGGGATCTGGGCCGGCAGGCCGCTCCGGCCCTGCGCGCCCTGCTGACCGCCGGGCATGTGGCCCTGAGCCGGGAGGATGCGGAAGACCCGGCGGACGCCCTGGAACAGAGCCTGCTTCCGCCGCCCCCGGCCCCCTTTGCCCTCAATGCCGACCAGGCTGACGCCCTGGCCGACCTGCTGGCGGCCCTGCAGACCGACGCGCCAGCCTCCCGCCTGCTTTTCGGCGTGACGGGCAGCGGCAAGACGGCCGTGTATCTGGAGCTGGCCAAGGCCTGCCTTGCGGCGGGCAAAAGCCTGCTCCTGCTCGCGCCGGAGGTGGCCTTAGCGCATAAACTCAGGCGGGACGCGGCCTGCGCTCTGCCCGGAACGCCGCTCTACTTCCACCACGGCTACCAGACCCCGGCGCGGCGGGAAGCCACCTTCCGTCAGCTGGCGGAGCGCAAAGAACCCTGCCTGGTGGTGGGCACACGCTCCGCGCTGTTCCTGCCCGTGCCGCGTCTGGGCTGCATTGTGCTGGATGAAGAGCACGACGGCTCCTTCAAACAGGAAGAAAGCCTGGCCTATCAGGCCAAGGAGGTGGCCTGGTTCCGTGCGGCCCAGGCCCGCGGCCTGCTGGTGCTGGGTTCAGCCACGCCGGATCTCAAGACCTTTTATGCGGCGGAAACCGGCCGCCTGCCCCTGCTGCGCCTGCCGCGGCGCGTAGGCGGCCGGGATCTGCCGCCGGTGGAGCTGGTGGACATCAGCGGCCTTGCCCCTGCGGCCGGGCAAGGCATGCTGGCTCCGGCCAGCGAAGAGGCCTTGCGCGCCGTCGTCTCCAGGGGGGAGCAGGCCGTGGTGCTGCTCAACCGCCGGGGCTACGCTCCCCTTATGTACTGTCTGGACTGTGGCCGCGTGCTGCGCTGCCCCCAGTGCGAAATCGGCCTGACCTACCATAAGGGGCTGGAGCGCCTGGTCTGCCACTACTGCGGCTACAGCCTACCCTTCCCTTCGCCCTGCCCCCACTGCGGCGGTACGGACTACCTGCCCCTGGGCGAGGGCACCGAACGCCTGGCCGAGCGCTTGGGCGTGCTGGCTGCCGGCCCCGTGCTGCGCCTGGATCGGGACAGTACCCGCCGCCCCGGCCGCATGGAGGAAATCCTCGCCGCCTTTGCCCGGCAGGAAGCGCCCATCCTGGTGGGCACGCAGATGCTCTCCAAGGGGCACCATTTCCCGCAGGTAACCCTGGTGGTGGTGGCCGACGCGGACCTGGGGCTGAACCTGCCGGACTATCGGGCGGCGGAGCGCACCTTTCAGCTTCTGGTGCAGTCCGCGGGCCGGGCCGGCCGGGGAGAAAAGCCCGGCCGCGTGCTCATCCAGACCCGCGACGTGAGCCACTACTGCTGGGAATTCGTGCGCACGGCGGACTACGAAGGCTTTTACCAGGCAGAGCTGGCCCGCCGCCGCCTGCGGCGTTATCCGCCCTTCGTGCGCCTGGCCCTGGTGCGCATTTCTTTTGAAAAAGACGCTCAGGACGGCCCCCCGGCCCTGGCCGAAATGGCCGCCGCCATGCGCGGCAAGGCCAAGGAGCTGGGCGTGCAGATGCTGGGGCCCGCCCCCGCGCCTTTAGCCCTGCTGCGCGGGCGCAAGCGTTTTTCCTGCCTGCTCAAAGCGCAGGACTGGCAGGCCCTGCGGCAGGTCTTTTTTTTCGCGCAGCGGCAAAAAGCGGCCGCGCGGCTGAGACTTTTTCTTGACCTTGATCCCGTAAATATGTTGTGAATCTCCTTCGTATCCGCGCCGCGGCGTATGGTCGACGGCGCATTTCTCAGCACGTCATTATAGGGAATTGGAGGAGCAATGCGGGGTCTGCGCGCGTGTGTTTTGGGCCTGGCGCTGGTGTTATGCTGCGCGTCCGTGGCAGGGGCCGAGGGGTTCGCCCTCAACGAATGGAGCGCCAGGGGCGTTTCCCTGGCAGGCGGCATGGTGGGCCGGGCCGACGACCCTTCGGCCCTGGCGTACAATGCGGCCGGCATTACCCAGCTGCCGGGCACGCAGGCCATGGGCGGATTTGCCTTTATTGCGCCCTCCGGCAGCATCAAGGCCGATATGCAGGACGGCAGCGATCACACCACCTACACCAAACCCGCTGTATGGACAGCCCCCCACGCCTACCTGACGCAACAGCTCAACGAGCGCGTCTGGCTGGGCCTGGCGGCCTTTTCCCGCTTCGGCCTGGGCAACAGCTTTTCCGGCAACTGGGACGGCCGCTACAATGTCTATGACGTGGGCGTGCAGACCTTTTCCTTTGTGCCCACCCTGGCCGTAAAGCTCAACGACGTGTTTTCGGTTTCCGCCGGGGTGGAAGCCATGTACGCCCACATGTACCTGGGCAACAAAATTCCCACCGTCACCTCCACGGGCCAGCGCTACGACAACGACATGCAGCTGGAAGGCACGGGCTGGGGCATGGGCGCGCAGTTCGGCCTGCACATGCGCCTCAACGACCAGTGGTCCGTGGGCCTGAGCTACAAAAGCCAGGTAACCATGCGCCTGGACGGCGATGTGGAATTTGGCCATCACGACCAGAACATGCTTATCAAGATGGGCCAGCACCTGCCCCGCGCCGAGGATTGCTCCGCCAACACAACCCTGCAGCTGCCCGATTCCGCCGCTCTGGGCATTGCCTACAAGCCTCTGGAAAACCTGAGCTTCGAGGTAGGGGCCGTGTGGACGCGCTGGTCCACCTACAACGCCCTGAACATCTACATGGATAACGGTTACGGCTCCGTCAACAACAAGGAGTGGCGGGACGGCTGGAACTTCAACGCCAGTGTGGAATACCGCCCCCTGGACTGGTGGGCTCTGCGCGCCGGCTTTGCCTATGAAACGCCGGTACTCAATGAAGACCACGCGGACT encodes:
- a CDS encoding OmpP1/FadL family transporter, coding for MRGLRACVLGLALVLCCASVAGAEGFALNEWSARGVSLAGGMVGRADDPSALAYNAAGITQLPGTQAMGGFAFIAPSGSIKADMQDGSDHTTYTKPAVWTAPHAYLTQQLNERVWLGLAAFSRFGLGNSFSGNWDGRYNVYDVGVQTFSFVPTLAVKLNDVFSVSAGVEAMYAHMYLGNKIPTVTSTGQRYDNDMQLEGTGWGMGAQFGLHMRLNDQWSVGLSYKSQVTMRLDGDVEFGHHDQNMLIKMGQHLPRAEDCSANTTLQLPDSAALGIAYKPLENLSFEVGAVWTRWSTYNALNIYMDNGYGSVNNKEWRDGWNFNASVEYRPLDWWALRAGFAYETPVLNEDHADYIMPVNGRQMLSLGTGFAWNNWTLDLAYAHFWINSTDYDRTDANGIRNQLTGIRGGHSENVSANVYMVSLAYAF
- the priA gene encoding replication restart helicase PriA — encoded protein: MYATVALLSPPYASLSYSLPPEFPVDFWRPGLRVAAPLGRGTLRAAVLLETSAQVDLPPGVACKSLFWPLEAAPLLPTDLLALAQDLARRQGLAPGHILGHVLPAGLRKTDVRLHCLQEGRAAVWSLARLRAADQAARTALAAALLSGAARLLPPGTDAASTELCLLRADPPWPVRPAAARQIAVLEYLHAHGAVCRRQVLRDLGRQAAPALRALLTAGHVALSREDAEDPADALEQSLLPPPPAPFALNADQADALADLLAALQTDAPASRLLFGVTGSGKTAVYLELAKACLAAGKSLLLLAPEVALAHKLRRDAACALPGTPLYFHHGYQTPARREATFRQLAERKEPCLVVGTRSALFLPVPRLGCIVLDEEHDGSFKQEESLAYQAKEVAWFRAAQARGLLVLGSATPDLKTFYAAETGRLPLLRLPRRVGGRDLPPVELVDISGLAPAAGQGMLAPASEEALRAVVSRGEQAVVLLNRRGYAPLMYCLDCGRVLRCPQCEIGLTYHKGLERLVCHYCGYSLPFPSPCPHCGGTDYLPLGEGTERLAERLGVLAAGPVLRLDRDSTRRPGRMEEILAAFARQEAPILVGTQMLSKGHHFPQVTLVVVADADLGLNLPDYRAAERTFQLLVQSAGRAGRGEKPGRVLIQTRDVSHYCWEFVRTADYEGFYQAELARRRLRRYPPFVRLALVRISFEKDAQDGPPALAEMAAAMRGKAKELGVQMLGPAPAPLALLRGRKRFSCLLKAQDWQALRQVFFFAQRQKAAARLRLFLDLDPVNML